Proteins from a single region of Streptomyces sp. Tu 3180:
- a CDS encoding AEC family transporter translates to MQGVLSGFAVIAVVIGVGYVLGRRGHLGRQGSEVLTTLAFHVASPALLFTTLARADLSVVFSGRLLVTALSTAAVAGVFTAVGVVRRWGVGRTTIGALCAGYVNSGNLGIPIAVYVLGDASLVAPVLLFQLVGVTPVALTILDLTTAGEKGPLWRRLLTPLRNPIAVGSLAGVAVSATGVEVPGPVMDPVTLIGNMAVPAVLLAFGISLRGSTLPLRGGERGAVLLAVALKSVGQPAVAWALAAGVFGLRGAHLLDVVVTSALPAAQNLFTYASRYRVGETLARESILVSTVLSVPVLVLVAALLG, encoded by the coding sequence GTGCAGGGGGTCCTGAGCGGGTTCGCGGTGATCGCGGTCGTCATCGGCGTCGGCTACGTCCTCGGCCGCCGGGGGCACCTCGGCCGGCAGGGCAGCGAGGTGCTGACCACGCTCGCGTTCCACGTGGCGTCCCCGGCCCTGCTGTTCACCACGCTCGCCCGGGCCGACCTGTCGGTGGTCTTCTCCGGCCGCCTCCTGGTCACGGCGCTGAGCACGGCGGCGGTGGCGGGCGTCTTCACGGCGGTGGGTGTCGTGCGCCGCTGGGGCGTGGGCCGGACCACGATCGGCGCCCTGTGCGCCGGTTACGTCAACTCGGGCAACCTCGGCATCCCGATCGCCGTGTACGTCCTGGGGGACGCCTCCCTCGTGGCGCCGGTGCTGCTGTTCCAGCTCGTCGGGGTCACGCCGGTGGCCCTCACGATCCTCGACCTGACCACCGCGGGCGAGAAGGGTCCGCTGTGGCGGCGGCTGCTCACCCCGTTGCGCAACCCGATCGCGGTGGGGTCGCTGGCGGGGGTGGCGGTGTCCGCGACCGGGGTGGAGGTCCCGGGACCGGTCATGGACCCGGTGACCCTGATCGGCAACATGGCGGTCCCGGCGGTCCTGCTCGCGTTCGGGATCTCGCTGCGCGGCAGCACGCTCCCCCTGCGGGGCGGCGAGCGCGGCGCGGTGCTGCTCGCCGTGGCGCTGAAGTCGGTGGGCCAGCCGGCGGTGGCCTGGGCGCTGGCCGCGGGGGTCTTCGGGCTGCGCGGGGCGCACCTGCTGGACGTGGTGGTGACGTCGGCGCTGCCGGCCGCGCAGAACCTCTTCACCTACGCGAGCCGGTACCGGGTCGGCGAGACGCTGGCCCGGGAGTCGATCCTGGTGTCGACGGTGCTGTCGGTGCCGGTACTGGTGCTGGTGGCGGCACTGCTGGGGTGA
- a CDS encoding LysR family transcriptional regulator has translation MVHQQSSQQYLSRSGDTHDMVMSLAPRLAHFAGVARTEHVTRAAQEMQVPQSTLSRAMVRLEQDLGVDLFARHGRTVSLTPAGRTFLASVERALAEIGRAAEAVRADADPATGKVAFGFLHTMGAETVPGLLHAFRADHPRIRFSLVQNYGEAMLERLRAGELDLCLTSPVPDAPDLVARRLDEQKLRLVVPADHRLAGRRRIRLAEAADDTFVTLEPGYGLRRITDDLCAQAGFRPRVAFEGEEAETLRGLVAAGLGVALLPPPAVPRPGVVELGVTAPKAVREIGVAWLAGRPDTPPVAAFKKFLLSRRGTLLPA, from the coding sequence ATGGTGCATCAGCAGAGCTCACAGCAGTACCTGTCACGGTCCGGTGACACACACGACATGGTGATGTCGCTGGCGCCCCGCCTCGCCCACTTCGCCGGCGTGGCCCGCACCGAGCACGTCACCCGCGCCGCCCAGGAGATGCAGGTGCCGCAGTCCACCCTCTCGCGGGCCATGGTCCGGCTGGAACAGGACCTGGGCGTGGACCTGTTCGCCCGCCACGGCCGCACCGTCTCCCTCACCCCGGCCGGCCGCACGTTCCTCGCCTCCGTCGAACGCGCCCTCGCCGAGATCGGACGCGCCGCCGAGGCGGTCCGCGCCGACGCCGACCCCGCCACCGGCAAGGTCGCCTTCGGGTTCCTGCACACCATGGGCGCCGAGACCGTACCGGGCCTGCTGCACGCCTTCCGCGCCGACCATCCGCGCATCCGCTTCAGCCTCGTCCAGAACTACGGCGAGGCCATGCTGGAACGCCTCCGCGCGGGCGAGCTCGACCTGTGCCTGACGTCCCCGGTCCCGGACGCCCCCGACCTCGTCGCCCGCCGCCTCGACGAGCAGAAGCTGCGCCTGGTCGTCCCCGCCGACCACCGCCTCGCGGGCCGCCGCCGCATCCGCCTGGCGGAGGCCGCCGACGACACCTTCGTCACCCTGGAACCCGGCTACGGCCTGCGCCGCATCACCGACGACCTCTGCGCACAGGCCGGATTCAGGCCCCGCGTCGCCTTCGAGGGCGAGGAGGCCGAGACCCTGCGCGGTCTGGTGGCCGCGGGCCTGGGCGTCGCCCTCCTGCCGCCGCCGGCCGTCCCCCGGCCCGGGGTCGTGGAACTGGGCGTCACGGCGCCGAAGGCGGTCCGGGAGATCGGCGTGGCCTGGCTGGCGGGCCGTCCGGACACGCCTCCGGTGGCGGCCTTCAAGAAGTTCCTCCTCTCGAGGAGGGGCACCCTGCTGCCGGCCTAG
- a CDS encoding cytidine deaminase, with amino-acid sequence MTRPAADVDWDALRAVAREAMTHAYAPYSGYAVGVAALVDDGRTVSGCNVENASYGLGLCAECGLVSELQRTGGGRLTHFTCVDGEGEVLVPCGRCRQLLYEFGGPGLLLETPKGILPLSEMLPQAFGPQHLTK; translated from the coding sequence GTGACCCGGCCCGCGGCCGACGTCGACTGGGACGCGCTGCGCGCGGTGGCACGGGAGGCCATGACCCACGCCTACGCCCCCTACTCGGGCTACGCGGTCGGCGTCGCGGCCCTGGTCGACGACGGGCGCACGGTCTCCGGCTGCAACGTCGAGAACGCCAGCTACGGGCTCGGCCTGTGCGCCGAGTGCGGACTGGTCTCCGAGCTGCAGCGCACCGGGGGCGGCCGGCTCACGCACTTCACCTGCGTGGACGGCGAGGGCGAGGTACTCGTCCCGTGCGGCCGCTGCCGCCAGCTGCTGTACGAGTTCGGCGGCCCCGGACTGCTGCTGGAGACCCCGAAGGGGATCCTGCCGCTGTCGGAGATGCTGCCCCAGGCCTTCGGCCCGCAGCACCTCACCAAGTAA
- a CDS encoding Uma2 family endonuclease has translation MSALTVSQDPEQSWDDLVRFWEGMEWPEGSKVEIITVSPAPAYRHNVIAARIQRRLYSVIPEDWEIFQTLAIAVPSRLGMLVPDLVVAPVREHTESDTHIPAALAELVVEVTSKSNARDDRVSKPAAYATAGIPLPLLVDRWAPDGPTATLYGEPRGDVHRPLSTAKFGEPIKLPAPFDLVIDTAEFPET, from the coding sequence GTGAGCGCACTCACCGTGAGCCAGGACCCCGAGCAGAGCTGGGACGACCTCGTCCGGTTCTGGGAGGGGATGGAATGGCCCGAGGGCAGCAAGGTGGAGATCATCACCGTGTCACCCGCTCCCGCGTACCGCCACAACGTGATCGCGGCCCGCATCCAGCGTCGCCTCTACTCCGTGATCCCCGAGGACTGGGAGATCTTCCAGACGCTGGCCATTGCCGTGCCCTCACGTCTGGGCATGCTCGTCCCGGACCTCGTGGTGGCCCCCGTACGGGAGCACACGGAGTCGGACACCCACATCCCCGCCGCCCTCGCCGAGCTGGTCGTCGAGGTCACCTCGAAGTCCAACGCGCGCGACGACCGCGTCAGCAAGCCCGCCGCCTACGCCACCGCGGGCATCCCGCTCCCCCTCCTCGTCGACCGCTGGGCCCCCGACGGTCCGACCGCGACGCTCTACGGCGAACCGAGGGGCGACGTCCACCGGCCGCTGAGCACCGCGAAGTTCGGCGAGCCGATCAAGCTGCCCGCGCCCTTCGACCTCGTGATCGACACGGCGGAGTTCCCCGAGACCTGA
- a CDS encoding sigma-70 family RNA polymerase sigma factor, which translates to MSDTATTAELDSTLERYRVELTGYCYRMLGSSFEAEDAVQDTMIRAWRSFEKFEGRSSLRSWLYRIATNVCLDMLTAGNKRARPMDLTESTPLARAALSPRPDSTWLEPMPDARVLPTTDDPAEAAVAKESVRLAFMAALQQLPSRQRAVLILREVLAWKASEVAELLGTSVASVNSALQRARATLAERRQPGADASVSDPLDEEQQKLLERYVAAFEGYDMSALTALLHEDAVMTMPPFDLWLTGADDITGFMTTLGAPCAGSRLVPVQVNGLPGFAQYKPDPEAGGFTPWAVQVLEISDDRITGFHCFLDTRRWFPLFGLPLHLEAEPDQVEQGA; encoded by the coding sequence ATGAGCGACACGGCGACCACGGCGGAGCTCGACTCGACGCTGGAGCGGTACCGGGTCGAGCTGACCGGGTACTGCTACCGGATGCTCGGCTCCTCCTTCGAGGCGGAGGACGCGGTGCAGGACACGATGATCCGCGCCTGGCGCAGCTTCGAGAAGTTCGAGGGCCGCTCCAGTCTGCGCTCCTGGCTGTACCGCATCGCGACCAACGTCTGCCTGGACATGCTGACGGCCGGCAACAAGCGCGCCCGGCCGATGGACCTGACGGAGTCCACGCCGCTCGCCCGGGCGGCCCTCTCCCCGCGCCCGGACAGCACCTGGCTCGAGCCGATGCCGGACGCGCGGGTGCTGCCCACGACGGACGACCCGGCGGAGGCCGCGGTCGCCAAGGAGTCGGTGCGGCTGGCCTTCATGGCCGCGCTGCAGCAGCTGCCGTCCAGGCAGCGGGCGGTGCTGATCCTGCGCGAGGTGCTGGCCTGGAAGGCGAGCGAGGTCGCCGAGCTGCTCGGCACCTCGGTCGCCTCGGTCAACAGCGCGCTCCAGCGGGCCCGGGCGACGCTCGCCGAGCGGCGGCAGCCGGGCGCCGACGCGTCGGTCTCCGACCCGCTGGACGAGGAGCAGCAGAAGCTGCTCGAGCGCTACGTGGCGGCGTTCGAGGGGTACGACATGTCGGCGCTGACCGCGCTGCTGCACGAGGACGCCGTCATGACGATGCCGCCGTTCGACCTGTGGCTGACCGGCGCCGACGACATCACGGGCTTCATGACGACGCTGGGCGCCCCCTGCGCGGGTTCGCGACTGGTGCCGGTCCAGGTCAACGGCCTGCCCGGGTTCGCGCAGTACAAGCCCGACCCGGAGGCCGGCGGCTTCACCCCGTGGGCGGTCCAGGTGCTGGAGATCTCAGACGACCGGATCACCGGGTTCCACTGCTTCCTCGACACCAGGCGGTGGTTCCCGCTGTTCGGGCTGCCCCTCCACCTCGAAGCGGAGCCCGACCAGGTCGAGCAGGGCGCATAG
- a CDS encoding MFS transporter yields MTPASTGASTRVGAVPSVPPSPTAVESRMSPGGPGYRRMSLALFLAGVATFALLYSTQALLPLISAGFAVSAGDASWTVAAATGGLALFVLPMSALSERYGRRTVMTASLAVAVTLGLLVPFAPSLGALVALRALQGAALAGLPASATAYLAEEVTPKALVTAIGLFVAGNSVGGMSGRIITGWVAQEWGWRVAVGVVGAVAVACAVAFRLLLPAPRHFRPGSLRPRVLARTVRGHLADPLLRRLYAIGALFMTVFGGVYTVIGYRLTEAPFSLPQGIVGSVFLVYLVGTVSASAAGRLVGRLGRRGALYAAGGTTAAGLLLSLAGSLPPVLLGLVLITAGFFAGHAVASSAVGRAATEGRAQASALYQSAYYVGSSAGSTVGALAFHAGGWAGTVGVGLVAVAGVAAITLLGTRAARLERRPATA; encoded by the coding sequence ATGACTCCCGCCAGTACCGGGGCGTCCACGCGTGTGGGCGCCGTTCCGTCCGTTCCCCCGTCCCCGACCGCCGTCGAGTCCCGGATGTCCCCGGGCGGCCCCGGTTACCGCCGGATGAGTCTCGCCCTGTTCCTCGCGGGCGTCGCGACCTTCGCGCTGCTGTACTCCACCCAGGCCCTGCTGCCGCTGATCTCCGCCGGCTTCGCCGTGAGCGCGGGTGACGCGAGCTGGACCGTGGCGGCGGCGACCGGGGGCCTGGCGCTGTTCGTGCTGCCGATGAGCGCGCTGTCGGAGCGCTACGGACGGCGTACGGTCATGACGGCCTCCCTGGCCGTCGCGGTGACCCTCGGGCTGCTGGTCCCCTTCGCGCCGTCGCTGGGCGCCCTGGTCGCGCTGCGGGCGCTCCAGGGAGCGGCCCTGGCCGGACTGCCCGCGTCGGCGACGGCGTACCTCGCGGAGGAGGTCACGCCCAAGGCGCTGGTGACCGCGATCGGGCTGTTCGTGGCGGGCAACAGCGTCGGCGGGATGAGCGGCCGGATCATCACCGGATGGGTCGCGCAGGAGTGGGGCTGGCGGGTCGCCGTCGGCGTGGTCGGCGCGGTGGCGGTGGCGTGCGCGGTGGCCTTCCGGCTGCTGCTGCCGGCGCCGCGGCACTTCCGGCCGGGCTCGCTGCGCCCGCGCGTGCTGGCGCGCACCGTCCGGGGCCATCTCGCCGATCCGCTGCTGCGGCGCCTGTACGCGATCGGCGCGCTGTTCATGACGGTGTTCGGCGGTGTCTACACGGTCATCGGCTACCGGCTGACGGAGGCGCCGTTCTCGCTCCCCCAGGGCATCGTGGGCTCGGTCTTCCTGGTCTACCTGGTGGGCACGGTCTCGGCGTCGGCGGCGGGCCGGCTGGTGGGCCGGCTGGGCCGCCGGGGCGCGCTGTACGCGGCGGGCGGGACCACCGCGGCCGGCCTGCTGCTGTCCCTGGCCGGCTCCCTGCCCCCGGTGCTGCTGGGCCTGGTGCTGATCACGGCGGGCTTCTTCGCGGGGCACGCGGTGGCGTCCTCGGCGGTCGGCCGGGCGGCCACCGAGGGCCGCGCCCAGGCCTCCGCCCTGTACCAGTCCGCCTACTACGTCGGCTCCAGCGCGGGCAGCACGGTCGGCGCGCTCGCCTTCCACGCGGGCGGCTGGGCCGGGACGGTGGGCGTCGGCCTGGTGGCGGTGGCCGGGGTCGCGGCCATCACGCTGCTGGGCACCCGGGCGGCGCGGCTGGAACGGCGGCCCGCGACCGCGTGA
- a CDS encoding PspC domain-containing protein — translation MSRPVRPTDNRMIGGVCAALARRFGTSATTMRVIFLASCLLPGPQFLLYAALWVLLPSEGRTRTAW, via the coding sequence ATGAGCCGCCCCGTCCGCCCCACCGACAACCGCATGATCGGCGGAGTGTGCGCCGCGCTGGCCCGGCGCTTCGGCACCTCCGCGACCACGATGCGGGTGATCTTCCTGGCGTCGTGCCTGCTCCCGGGCCCGCAGTTCCTGCTGTACGCCGCGCTGTGGGTCCTGCTGCCCTCGGAAGGCAGGACGCGCACGGCCTGGTAG
- a CDS encoding ATP-binding protein yields MKQSAAKTLGAAALGAAFAAAGAGAANAAPVVPDAAPALDSVTRAVPAGDLSGALPAEQPAVGGQAAGLLGGLPLEGVPTQGSNINGIPLG; encoded by the coding sequence ATGAAGCAGTCTGCTGCCAAGACCCTCGGTGCCGCCGCTCTCGGCGCCGCCTTCGCCGCGGCCGGCGCCGGCGCCGCGAACGCGGCCCCGGTCGTCCCGGACGCCGCTCCGGCCCTGGACTCCGTCACCCGGGCCGTCCCGGCGGGGGACCTCTCCGGCGCGCTGCCGGCCGAGCAGCCGGCCGTCGGGGGACAGGCCGCCGGCCTGCTCGGCGGCCTGCCGCTGGAGGGGGTCCCCACGCAGGGCTCCAACATCAACGGGATCCCGCTCGGCTGA
- a CDS encoding thymidine phosphorylase: MDAISVIRTKRDRGELSDEQIDWVIDAYTRGEVADEQMSALAMAILLNGMNRSEIARWTAAMIASGERMDFSSLSRPTADKHSTGGVGDKITLPLAPLVAACGAAVPQLSGRGLGHTGGTLDKLESIPGWRALLSNEEMLSVLDGVGAVICAAGDGLAPADKKLYALRDVTGTVEAIPLIASSIMSKKIAEGTGSLVLDVKVGSGAFMKTIEDARELARTMVGLGTDHGVRTVALLTDMATPLGLTAGNALEVRESVEVLAGGGPADVVELTLALAREMLDAAGLKDADPAKALADGSAMDVWRRMIAAQGGDPDAPLPTAREQHVVKAAASGVLTRLDAYGIGVAAWRLGAGRARKEDPVQAGAGVELHAKPGDTVTEGQPLLTLHTDTPDRFEYALAAIEGSYDVAAPGTDFTASPVVLERIA, encoded by the coding sequence ATGGACGCCATCTCCGTCATCCGCACCAAGCGGGACCGCGGCGAACTCAGCGACGAGCAGATCGACTGGGTCATCGACGCGTACACCCGCGGGGAGGTGGCCGACGAGCAGATGTCGGCCCTCGCCATGGCGATCCTCCTCAACGGCATGAACCGCAGCGAGATCGCCCGCTGGACGGCCGCGATGATCGCCTCCGGCGAGCGCATGGACTTCTCGTCCCTGTCCCGCCCCACCGCCGACAAGCACTCCACCGGCGGCGTCGGCGACAAGATCACCCTCCCGCTGGCCCCGCTGGTCGCGGCCTGCGGCGCGGCCGTCCCCCAGCTGTCCGGCCGCGGCCTCGGCCACACCGGCGGCACGCTGGACAAGCTGGAGTCGATCCCCGGCTGGCGCGCCCTGCTGTCCAACGAGGAGATGCTCTCCGTGCTGGACGGCGTCGGCGCGGTGATCTGCGCGGCCGGCGACGGCCTGGCCCCGGCCGACAAGAAGCTCTACGCCCTGCGCGACGTGACCGGCACGGTGGAGGCGATCCCGCTCATCGCCTCCTCGATCATGTCGAAGAAGATCGCCGAGGGCACGGGCTCGCTGGTCCTGGACGTGAAGGTCGGCTCGGGCGCCTTCATGAAGACGATCGAGGACGCGCGGGAGCTGGCGCGCACGATGGTCGGCCTGGGCACCGACCACGGTGTGCGGACCGTCGCCCTGCTGACCGACATGGCGACCCCGCTCGGCCTGACCGCCGGCAACGCGCTGGAGGTCCGCGAGTCGGTGGAGGTCCTGGCGGGCGGCGGCCCGGCGGACGTCGTCGAACTGACCCTCGCCCTGGCCCGCGAGATGCTCGACGCGGCCGGCCTGAAGGACGCCGACCCGGCGAAGGCGCTGGCCGACGGCTCCGCCATGGACGTCTGGCGCCGCATGATCGCGGCCCAGGGCGGCGACCCGGACGCGCCCCTGCCGACGGCCCGCGAGCAGCACGTGGTGAAGGCGGCCGCCTCCGGCGTCCTGACCCGCCTGGACGCCTACGGCATCGGCGTCGCCGCCTGGCGCCTCGGCGCGGGCCGCGCCCGCAAGGAGGATCCGGTGCAGGCGGGCGCGGGCGTCGAGCTCCACGCCAAGCCCGGCGACACGGTGACCGAGGGCCAGCCCCTGCTCACCCTCCACACGGACACCCCGGACCGCTTCGAGTACGCCCTCGCGGCGATCGAGGGCTCCTACGACGTCGCCGCCCCCGGCACGGACTTCACGGCGTCGCCGGTGGTGCTGGAACGTATCGCCTGA
- a CDS encoding STAS domain-containing protein has product MSSAPRPGLPVVDAMTPPVLVLHGPVTRNEVSGPCDALRALLDGSGAGAVVVCDVGGLGPPGLPAVNLLARLQLTARRAGGRIRLRDPSPALCALLDLVGLRFEVEGQPEQREPPPGVEEAVEPGDPVV; this is encoded by the coding sequence ATGAGTTCCGCACCGCGGCCGGGTCTACCGGTCGTGGACGCCATGACACCGCCCGTACTCGTGCTGCACGGACCCGTCACCCGGAACGAGGTGAGCGGGCCCTGCGACGCGCTGCGGGCGCTGCTGGACGGGAGCGGGGCCGGCGCGGTCGTCGTGTGCGACGTGGGCGGGCTCGGGCCACCGGGGCTCCCCGCCGTGAACCTGCTCGCGCGGCTCCAGCTCACGGCGCGGCGGGCCGGGGGGCGGATCCGGCTGCGCGACCCCTCGCCGGCCCTATGCGCCCTGCTCGACCTGGTCGGGCTCCGCTTCGAGGTGGAGGGGCAGCCCGAACAGCGGGAACCACCGCCTGGTGTCGAGGAAGCAGTGGAACCCGGTGATCCGGTCGTCTGA
- a CDS encoding adenosine deaminase — MTSQTIANTPTTDQIRRAPKVLLHDHLDGGLRPGTVVDLARETGYTGLPATDPDKLALWFHQAADSGSLERYLETFSHTVGVMQTREALVRVAAECAEDLAEDGVVYAEVRYAPEQHLEGGLTLEQVVEAVNEGFRQGERRAKENGHRIRVGALLTAMRHAARALEIAELANRYRDLGVVGFDIAGAEAGYPPTRHLDAFEYLKRENNHFTIHAGEAFGLPSIWQALQWCGADRLGHGVRIIDDIHVRDDGTVELGRLASYVRDKRVPLELCPSSNLQTGAAASYAEHPIGLLRRLHFRATVNTDNRLMSHTSMSREFEHLVDAFGYTLDDMQWFSVNAMKSAFIPFDERLAMINDVIKPGYAELKSEWLFRQTASTSGSVKPGD, encoded by the coding sequence ATGACCAGCCAGACCATCGCGAACACCCCGACCACGGACCAGATCCGCCGGGCGCCCAAGGTTCTGCTGCACGACCACCTCGACGGCGGACTGCGCCCCGGCACCGTCGTCGACCTGGCCCGGGAGACCGGCTACACCGGCCTGCCCGCGACCGACCCCGACAAGCTCGCCCTCTGGTTCCACCAGGCCGCCGACTCCGGTTCCCTGGAGCGGTACCTCGAGACGTTCTCGCACACCGTCGGGGTCATGCAGACCCGCGAGGCGCTCGTCCGGGTCGCCGCCGAGTGCGCCGAGGACCTCGCCGAGGACGGCGTCGTCTACGCCGAGGTGCGCTACGCCCCCGAGCAGCACCTGGAGGGCGGGCTGACCCTCGAACAGGTCGTCGAGGCGGTCAACGAGGGCTTCCGCCAGGGGGAGCGGCGCGCGAAGGAGAACGGCCACCGCATCCGCGTCGGCGCCCTGCTCACCGCCATGCGGCACGCCGCCCGCGCCCTGGAGATCGCCGAACTCGCCAACCGCTACCGGGACCTGGGTGTCGTCGGCTTCGACATCGCGGGCGCCGAGGCCGGTTACCCGCCCACCCGGCACCTCGACGCCTTCGAGTACCTCAAGCGGGAGAACAACCACTTCACCATCCACGCCGGCGAGGCCTTCGGACTGCCGTCCATCTGGCAGGCGCTGCAGTGGTGCGGCGCCGACCGGCTCGGGCACGGGGTGCGCATCATCGACGACATCCACGTCCGCGACGACGGCACGGTGGAGCTCGGCCGGCTCGCCTCCTACGTCCGGGACAAGCGCGTCCCGCTGGAACTGTGCCCCAGCTCCAACCTCCAGACCGGCGCGGCCGCCTCGTACGCCGAGCACCCCATCGGGCTGCTGCGGCGGCTGCACTTCCGGGCGACGGTGAACACCGACAACCGCCTCATGTCCCACACCTCCATGAGCCGGGAATTCGAGCACCTCGTCGACGCGTTCGGTTACACGCTCGACGACATGCAGTGGTTCTCCGTCAATGCGATGAAATCAGCGTTCATTCCTTTCGATGAACGACTGGCCATGATCAATGACGTCATCAAGCCCGGATACGCCGAACTGAAATCCGAGTGGCTTTTCCGGCAGACCGCTTCCACCAGCGGTTCTGTGAAACCGGGGGACTGA
- a CDS encoding VanZ family protein: MQRQGPIGGTAAIRIRVTGGLLLAAYLTFVACFTLRPLDVPWVMPANLRPFDGIRADFALGWTAGVRRVGEGLALLAPLGVLLPMAGGRLTVSPLGSLIRTMAATALLSLSIEMLQTVVPGQVVDVDSLLLNTAGAALAHALVVPAGRARLRRRAERRSVTAVRGEEPAQGRTPTIPRVGIAPWSDALPPSSP; encoded by the coding sequence GTGCAGCGTCAAGGCCCCATCGGCGGCACCGCCGCGATCCGCATCCGTGTGACGGGAGGTCTCCTCCTGGCCGCGTATCTCACGTTCGTCGCCTGCTTCACGCTGCGCCCCCTGGACGTCCCCTGGGTGATGCCCGCCAACCTGCGTCCCTTCGACGGCATCCGGGCCGACTTCGCGCTGGGCTGGACGGCGGGGGTCCGCCGGGTCGGCGAGGGGCTGGCGCTGCTCGCGCCGCTGGGCGTGCTGCTGCCGATGGCCGGGGGCCGGCTGACCGTGTCGCCGCTGGGTTCGCTGATCCGCACCATGGCCGCGACCGCCCTGCTGTCGCTGTCCATCGAGATGCTGCAGACCGTGGTGCCCGGTCAGGTCGTGGACGTCGACTCGCTGCTGCTGAACACCGCGGGCGCGGCGCTCGCGCACGCCCTCGTGGTGCCCGCGGGCCGTGCCCGGCTGCGCCGCCGGGCGGAGCGGCGGTCCGTCACGGCCGTGCGCGGGGAGGAGCCGGCTCAGGGGCGGACCCCGACGATTCCCAGGGTCGGGATCGCCCCGTGGAGTGACGCTTTGCCCCCTTCGTCTCCGTAA
- a CDS encoding alpha/beta hydrolase, translated as MAQQATPVRRARLGRALGPEPTAVSGVVLLLPGGDEVSGRRPSPVMATASVRALGRRLARAGRGEGLATHVVHYRYRGWNGSEAHLARDAAWAADEAVRRYGDVPVCLAGLGMGGRAALRAGGHGAVNSVLALAPWLPEEDVAAPPEPVKQLAGRRVLIVHGTNDARTDPELSFRLAARAKKANRDVCRFEVHSDGHGLSQYRDEVLALAEDFVMGTLFGRAFSRPVQDALAAPPPLGLRMPLAAGFGKSLRR; from the coding sequence ATGGCACAGCAAGCGACGCCGGTTCGCAGGGCCCGGCTGGGGAGGGCGCTCGGCCCGGAGCCGACGGCGGTGAGCGGCGTGGTGCTGCTGCTCCCCGGCGGTGACGAGGTCTCCGGCCGCAGGCCTTCCCCCGTGATGGCGACCGCCTCCGTACGCGCCCTGGGGCGCCGTCTCGCCCGCGCGGGCCGGGGCGAGGGCCTGGCCACCCATGTCGTCCACTACCGCTACCGGGGCTGGAACGGCAGTGAGGCGCACCTGGCGCGCGACGCCGCCTGGGCCGCCGACGAGGCCGTACGGCGCTACGGGGACGTCCCGGTGTGCCTGGCCGGCCTCGGCATGGGCGGCCGGGCCGCGCTGCGCGCTGGCGGTCACGGGGCCGTCAACTCCGTCCTGGCGCTGGCCCCCTGGCTGCCCGAGGAGGACGTGGCCGCGCCACCCGAACCGGTGAAACAGCTCGCCGGGCGGCGGGTGCTGATCGTGCACGGCACCAACGACGCGCGGACCGACCCGGAGTTGTCGTTCCGGCTGGCGGCACGGGCGAAGAAGGCGAACCGGGACGTGTGCCGGTTCGAAGTGCACTCCGACGGTCACGGGTTGTCCCAGTACCGGGACGAAGTACTGGCGCTGGCCGAGGACTTCGTGATGGGGACGCTGTTCGGGCGGGCCTTCTCGCGGCCGGTGCAGGACGCCCTGGCGGCGCCTCCGCCGCTGGGGTTGCGGATGCCGCTCGCGGCGGGGTTCGGGAAGTCGTTGCGGCGGTAG